One part of the Leucoraja erinacea ecotype New England chromosome 17, Leri_hhj_1, whole genome shotgun sequence genome encodes these proteins:
- the e2f4 gene encoding transcription factor E2F4 — translation MAESLPQTPSRHEKSLGLLTTKFVSLLQEAKDGVLDLKVAADTLAVRQKRRIYDITNVLEGIGLIEKKSKNSIQWKGVGPGCNTREIADKLIDLKAEIEDLDRREQELDQQRVWVQQSIQNVTDDIENSRLAYVTHEDMCRCFKGDTLLAIQAPSGTQLEVPIPEGVPNGVKKYQIHLKSMTGPINVLLVNKDTSSSCPVVVPVPPPEDLIQCSPTVHTTPQKPVLASSQEAVTRSPARPVSPSTAPRVPPHPPTSVTPTVPSVSAQEPQNSTSGVLSLEPLNLLPTSACQATTMDTQPLESSASLDSSTSLSNPTTSFVPIKSETSVELEFPKELTEMFDPTKECMHSDLIDELMSSEVFAPLLRLSPPPGDHDYYFNLDDSEGVCDLFDVPILNL, via the exons GCAGCAGACACGTTGGCCGTGCGGCAGAAGCGTCGTATTTATGATATTACCAATGTTTTGGAGGGGATCGGATTGATCGAGAAGAAATCGAAGAACAGCATTCAGTGGAA AGGAGTGGGCCCGGGCTGCAACACACGGGAGATCGCGGACAAGCTCATCGACCTGAAGGCGGAGATAGAGGACCTCGATCGGCGGGAGCAGGAGCTGGACCAGCAACGAGTCTGGGTACAGCAAAGCATTCAAAACGTGACGGATGACATAGAGAACAGCAG GTTGGCGTATGTGACGCATGAAGATATGTGCCGATGTTTCAAAG GTGATACGCTGCTAGCAATCCAGGCACCCTCGGGCACACAGCTGGAAGTCCCCATCCCTGAGGGG GTCCCCAACGGGGTGAAGAAGTACCAGATACACCTGAAGAGTATGACGGGTCCCATCAACGTACTGCTGGTAAACAAGGATACGTCCTCCTCCTGCCCGGTGGTAGTTCCTGTGCCTCCACCTGAAGACCTCATTCAGTGCTCTCCCACAGTGCACACCACCCCACAGAAGCCTGTCCTCGCCAGCAGCCAGGAGGCCGTTACCAGGTCTCCAGCCCggcccgtctctccgtccacagcccCTCGGGTGCCTCCCCATCCGCCCACATCGGTAACGCCCACAG TGCCCAGTGTGTCAGCTCAAGAGCCCCAAAACAGTACCAGCGGTGTCTTAAGCCTCGAGCCCCTCAATCTACTTCCAACGTCTGCCTGTCAAGCGACCACGATGGATACGCAGCCTCTGGAATCTTCCGCCTCGTTGGACAGCAGCACGTCCTTGTCCAATCCCACTACCTCCTTCGTTCCAATCAAATCTGAAACTTCAGTGG AATTGGAGTTTCCAAAAGAATTAACAGAGATGTTTGACCCCACTAAAG AATGTATGCATTCTGACCTCATAGATGAGCTGATGTCTTCAGAAG TTTTTGCTCCTCTGTTGAGGCTGTCACCACCTCCGGGAGACCACGACTATTACTTCAACCTCGATGACAGTGAAGGCGTCTGCGACCTCTTTGACGTGCCCATTCTTAACCTTTGA